The DNA window TCTTTTTTCAATCCTTCCGAATTCATCCCGCATCGTCGCATCCACAAAATAATCTTCCCCTTTATAGCTGATTTTATTGATGACATGGTTGAAGGAAAGCAGGGACGGCAGGTAATATTTCATATAGTAGTCTACCCGGAAATTTACCAGGACCACGGATGATTCCACACCGATGTAATCAAGAATTACCTTAAGAAGCACGGATTTGGCCTTGCAGTCGCCCTGTTTGTTCTGATACGTAATAGCAGGATCCTGCGGCCAGTGCCCATTCATTTCATCGGCATTGAAGATATAATAGATGTTGTTCTGTACATATTCGATGGCAAACTGCAGCTTTTCATCCAGGTCAGTGATGGCATCCAGTTTCTGTACAAGATCCGGAGCAAATGCTTCCAGGGATGCAGTATCAAAAATGTCCTGGTAAATGCCGGCAATATAACCTGACAGGTCTTTCCACGAATTTTCCGTCGCAAAATCAATAAACGGAAAAATTTCCCTTCCTGAATCTACCGTATTGATGTAATCCTTTTCCTCAAAGGTAAAACGAGCTCCTTTTTCGAGCCGGTTAAGTTCAGGCTCGGCGACCTGGCCCTGTTCATCCCGGAAGAACATTTTTTTATAGGCTACCGGTTCTTCACGTTCATTAATGAAGGTAAATTTATAACTTCCATATCCCCAATAATTGTCCGGACTTACCCAAACATATTTTGAGAACTTTTTACGCATAAAATCACGTTCTGTGAATACTTTGACTCTTGAGTCTTCAAGGATCAGGATATCATACAGCCTGAGGTCCCTGATGGTAACATTGATTTTTTTATTGCTGCTCAGGATTCCCCCGCTGCTTTCATTCTCGCTGTCCAGGACTTTGATCTTCGTGTCCGGGATCTTATCGATCAGAACTCCGTCCCTGAGTACGCTGATCCTGTGGATCTGGTATACTTCGTTTTCCTCTACCACGATCTCCATCACCGAAGCCCTTTCAAGGTTGGACGGTTCATTCAGCGTATAGGCCATGCAGCTGTATTCACTGTTCTCCTGATTGGTGGTATAGTGAATCCTGTTGAGGAAATAACAGTAATCCCTACCTTCACCCATCTGCTTCTGCGCAAAGTCAGAATCTCTGATCGCCGCTGCAATTTCCTGATCTTCCATACTTCCCGCCCACACTGCAGGTTTCACAATGCTGTAATTTTCCGCCACCATTTGATTTTCCATAATAGTTGATTCTTGTTGATGTTGATTTTAAACTATTAAATTACTTAATAAAAAAATACAAACCAAATACCAACTGCGGTATCTTATGAAAAACTGATGATCATCATGCCCAAAATGATCATCCGGACCGTTTCAATTGATATATGTACAAATCAGTTTCAGATATGGGCGGGGAAAGGGTCATCAAACGCCCTATCCTGCTCAAACAGGTACTTTTCATCCTCTCGCAACAGGCAGTTTTCCAGATCGGCAATCATTTTTTGCGGGTTCAGATCCTGGCCGATGAATACCATTTCATTCTGCCGGTCGCCCCAGTCTTTGTCCCACCTGCTTTCTATGAATTCCTGATTTTCTGCGAAAGAAGCATACCTGGCGCGTTGGCTCATCGGCATGCTGCACCACCATACGCCTGCTTTCTCCAGCCGGAAAGACCCGCCTGCCTGCGAAAAGTTCAAGGCATCCTCCGGCCTGGAAGCCAGCCAGAAAAGCCCTTTAGCCCGGATGACTCCTGTAGGATACTCACTGTTCAGGTAGTTCCAGAAACGTATGGGATGGAATGGTTTTTTATGCCTGAATACAAAAGACCCTATTCCATATTCCTCTGTTTCAGGTGTGTGATGGTCTTGCCGGAGTTCTTTTTGCCAGCCGGCCGAATGCTGTGCCGTTTCAAAATCGAACAGCTCCGTATTCAGGATTTCTTTCGGGTCTATCTTTCCGAATTCTGATTTGATGAATCTTGCACCCGGATTGAGCTTCCTGAGGGCAGCCTTAAGAAAATCCACCGTTTCTCCGTTTACCAGATCGGTTTTATTAAGGATGATCACATTGGCAAACTCCACCTGGTCGGTCAGCAGGTTGACAATAGTCCTGTAATCCCCTTCCATATCAGTCAGGTCCCGGTCCATCAGCAACTCATCCGAACCGAAATCCTTAAAGAAATTCAGGCAGTCGACTACCGTTACCATGGTATCGATATAACTGAACTTTGACAGGTCGATCCCACTCTCATCATCGATATACGAAAATGTCTGGGCAATGGGAACCGGTTCAGCGATTCCGGTTCCTTCAATCAGCAGATAATCAAAACGGTTTTCACGGGCCAGGCGCTCTACTTCCAACAGCAGGTCGTCCCGCAGCGTACAGCAGATGCAGCCATTGCTCATCTCCACAAGCTTTTCTTCTGTCCTTGATAGCGAATTCTCATTTTTAACAAGTCGTGCATCAATGTTCACTTCGCTCATATCATTGACGATAACGGCAACTTTCAGGTTGTCCTTATTATGGAGGACATGATTGAGCAGGGTTGTTTTTCCAGCCCCCAGGAAACCGCTCAGTACGGTTACAGGAATTCTTTTTTGCATTTTTGAGGTTGATTTTCTATTTAACAATGATTGACTGATCAAAGACACAGGAAGAATTCAGGATATCCAGATCCATTTTGTCCGAACTCTTAAGCATCCCGACCAGGCCAATTCATGGCAAAAATAAAAATTAATCTTCTTTAATGCAATAAAGTTGCAATAAAATTAATACATTAAAATGAGTTTCTATCAGATAGAAAAATTATATCTGAATGATGTTTTGTTAATAAAGAAAGAATTGTACGCACTAACGAAAGAATTTTCGAAGGCGAAGGCAAAAGTAAGGTCATAATCCGGTTCCGGTATATTGAACCGGACTATCCCTTTTTCCATAAATGAAAGGTTTCTCTCTGTTTACCGCTTTCCAGGATCAGCGCTTTTCGCGGAAACTGATCCCTATGCAGTTTTGAGCAGAACAGAAGCTAGTCTTGATCGGAAATATCTGTCAGTTCACTGAAGTAATGCTGAATAGCGGTCATATGTACGTCATACTCAATGATGGTGCAGATTGTATCGTTCTAAAGTCCAGTTCTTCTTCAGCATTATAAACAGCAGAATTCCGTATTATTTTTCATAGTCTTTTTTCTCCGGTGCAGGATAGTTGCCTTTGCTGGCCTCTCCTACTGTGGTGGCAGTAGTCATCGCCACGACCAGGTCATTCAGCATATTGCTGGCCGCTGTAGGTGAATTCGGAAGCAGCACCAGGTTGCTTCGGCTGCTCGCACCCACTGCCTGTAAGGTATCATAATGCTGCGTTACGAGGATTAATGCAGAGGCTTCATGTGAATTGATGTTGACGCTGTTCAGTACGCGTACGGATTCTTCAAGACCTCTGGCAATTTCCCGGCGCTGATCAGCAATCCCCTGCCCCTGAAGTTTTTTCGATTCAGCTTCCGCCTTTGCTACAGCTACAATCCTGATTCTTTGGGCTTCAGACTCATATTCTGCGGCTGTTTTTTCCCTTTCCGCAGCGTTGATCCTGTTCATGGCATGCTTTACCTGCTCATCAGGATCTATATCCGTTACGAGGGCCTTGATGATATCATACCCATAACTCTGCATCGCATCCTGCAACTCGCTTTTCACGGCAATGGCTATATCGTCCTTTCTTACAAAAACATCATCCAGCTTTGTTTTCGGGACTTCAGCACGTACCACATCAAATACATACGATGTGATCTGGTTTTCAGGGTTTTCCAGGCGGTAGTAGGCATCTTTCACGTTTTCCCTGATCACCTGGTACTGGACGGAAACTTTCATTTTGATGAAAACATTGTCCAGGGTTTTGGTATCGATGATCACATCCAGCTGCTGGATCCTCAGATTCAGCCTTTTGGCGATCTGGTCAATAATCGGGATCTTAAGGTGCAGGCCGGAATGCCGTACGGCCAGGAATTTTCCGAAACGCTCCACAATGGCTGCCGTTTCCTGCTTTACCACGAAAAAAGAAGCAAAGAAAATAATGAGTCCGAAGAAAAAGACGGGTACTAAAAGGTAAGTCATAGTTTAAATTTTGGATTAAAATATTGTATGCTCCCTAAAGATACCCATTTTATTTTAAAACTTAGACTGTCATCCCGATATCGATCCCTTTGATTTTCCGGTACAGGTCGGTAGCATAATTATCGGTCATGCCGGAAACAAAATCGACCACTCCAAGCACCTTCTGGTAATCCGTGCCTTCCTGGTAAATAAATTGTTTCGGAATCAGCTTCAGGGCTTTTGTATCATAGGACTTCAGCTGGTGTGCAGGCTTAACGATTGACGGGATAAAATGATCCAGCAGTTCATACATAACATTATAGCCGGCATTCTCAATTTCCACCACTGCTTTGTGGTTGTAAATCTTTTCAATGGAGAAGCTTTCAATGTCTTTCAGGCTGTTGTTCTCACATTTATACATATCCAGCAGGGCTTTATCCAGTGTTCCGGACAGGATCGCATCAAAGTTCTGTCTATAGCTTTCAATGGATTTGTTAATCAGTGCATTGATGACCTTTGCACGCAGATAGGAAATCTGTTCATTCTCATTGGAAATGGAGCTCAGCTTGCGCTCTATTCTTGCTGCATCATCAGTTTCAGATTTCACCAGTTCAAAAAACAGGTTTTTACAGTCGGCGGTAGAAACGATACCCAGGCGATGGGCATCTTCCATATCTATAATATTATAACAGATATCATCTGCCGCTTCCACCAGCCATACAAACGGATGCCTTTTAAAAATGTAGGGTTCTTCATTTTCGGTGATGAGATGAACGGCTTTGGCTATATCGAGGAATATCTCTTTTTCATTCTGGAAAAACCCGAATTTTTTCCTGTGCAGGATCTTTTTGTCCCGTGCCACTGCCTCACAGGGATATTTGGCAATACTGGCCAGTGTGGCAAAAGTCAGCTGGATCCCGCCGGCATCTTTACCCTGCTGTTGCTGCCCCAGCACCCTGATCGCATTGGCATTCCCTTCGAAATTCACCAGATCTGCCCATTCTTTCTCTGAAAACAAAGGCTTCAGGCTGTTTTCATTGCGTTCAAAATAACTCGCAATCGCATCTTCACCGGAATGCCCGAATGCAGGATTGCCCACATCATGGCAAAGGCACCCCGCAGCGATGACGTTCCCTAAATTATGAAGGTAAAAGCTTTTGGAATCTTCGGTAAGCTCAGAAGCATAATGTTCAGCGATGAATTCCCCGATCACACTTCCCAGGCTCCTTCCCACGGAAGATACTTCCAGTGAATGGGTAAGGCGGTTATGCACAAAGACACTCCCCGGTAACGGGAATACCTGTGTTTTGTTCTGCAGCCTCCTGAAAGGGGATGAAAAAATGATCCTGTCAAAATCCCTCTGAAAGTCTGTTCGGGATGCTTTCGTATGCGGATTATTGCCGGTGCGCTGATTGGTGAAAATCTGGTTTAAATTCATCATTGTTCAAAAATACTTTAAATTTTATTGTTACGGAACACTATTTGACTATTTGTAGAAAAACCAGATCATGCCCGAAGGTCCTACCATACTATTAATGAAAGAATGCCTGCAGCCCTTTAAAGGTAAAACCGTTACCGATGCGGGCGGCGATGCAAAATTTGATAAAGAACCCTTAACAGGGCAGACTTTACAGGATATCAGAACGTTCGGGAAGCAGACCTACCTTGTATTTGATACCATGGTCGTGAGGATCCACCTGCTGATGTTCGGCTCATTCAGCATCGATGAGCAGATCCGGCCTGATGCACGCCTAAGGCTGTCTTTATTTTTCGGGAAAGATTCCATGTACTTTTATACCTGCTCCGTAAAATTGGTCGATCCGGAATTTCTGGATACGATAGACTGGGAAGCGGATGTAATGAGCGATTCATGGAATCCTGCAAAGACCAAAAAGAAACTGAAGTCCAATCCGGACATGATGGTCTGTGATGCGCTGATGGACCAGGACATTTTTTCAGGCGTAGGCAACATCATTAAGAATGAAGTGTTGTTCCGCATCGGTGTAC is part of the Chryseobacterium camelliae genome and encodes:
- a CDS encoding DNA-formamidopyrimidine glycosylase family protein; translated protein: MPEGPTILLMKECLQPFKGKTVTDAGGDAKFDKEPLTGQTLQDIRTFGKQTYLVFDTMVVRIHLLMFGSFSIDEQIRPDARLRLSLFFGKDSMYFYTCSVKLVDPEFLDTIDWEADVMSDSWNPAKTKKKLKSNPDMMVCDALMDQDIFSGVGNIIKNEVLFRIGVQPESLLGKMPDKKLKELMEEARNYSFDFLRWKRDSVLKQHWLAHTKKTCPICGGKMINKQTGLGKRRSFYCEKDQKLYH
- a CDS encoding DUF3857 domain-containing protein, producing the protein MENQMVAENYSIVKPAVWAGSMEDQEIAAAIRDSDFAQKQMGEGRDYCYFLNRIHYTTNQENSEYSCMAYTLNEPSNLERASVMEIVVEENEVYQIHRISVLRDGVLIDKIPDTKIKVLDSENESSGGILSSNKKINVTIRDLRLYDILILEDSRVKVFTERDFMRKKFSKYVWVSPDNYWGYGSYKFTFINEREEPVAYKKMFFRDEQGQVAEPELNRLEKGARFTFEEKDYINTVDSGREIFPFIDFATENSWKDLSGYIAGIYQDIFDTASLEAFAPDLVQKLDAITDLDEKLQFAIEYVQNNIYYIFNADEMNGHWPQDPAITYQNKQGDCKAKSVLLKVILDYIGVESSVVLVNFRVDYYMKYYLPSLLSFNHVINKISYKGEDYFVDATMRDEFGRIEKRGFIYFLYYLEVKPGLELQQRKSYRFPYYSIDEKVDFSVQGNTGTLKMDTIYRGNRANSLRRYFKHTNKREIIDSWNNSLFYTLNYSGDRNGTDVRGIFRDAAIDIVSDDKVQNELKIRYTATIDNPYFTDAQNNRFLMYFDRSVTKSTVRDYTHKDFLFWHNFDSEKYEIHLSTDQKIDTEEKYTVQESNINNPYFTYTSRKNISKNGGTVFIEYQPLVNVEIPAEDFEEFRKAHHTVADSNFGLGLDIIEPGFMNMLKFNFKKRFK
- a CDS encoding GTP-binding protein, with translation MQKRIPVTVLSGFLGAGKTTLLNHVLHNKDNLKVAVIVNDMSEVNIDARLVKNENSLSRTEEKLVEMSNGCICCTLRDDLLLEVERLARENRFDYLLIEGTGIAEPVPIAQTFSYIDDESGIDLSKFSYIDTMVTVVDCLNFFKDFGSDELLMDRDLTDMEGDYRTIVNLLTDQVEFANVIILNKTDLVNGETVDFLKAALRKLNPGARFIKSEFGKIDPKEILNTELFDFETAQHSAGWQKELRQDHHTPETEEYGIGSFVFRHKKPFHPIRFWNYLNSEYPTGVIRAKGLFWLASRPEDALNFSQAGGSFRLEKAGVWWCSMPMSQRARYASFAENQEFIESRWDKDWGDRQNEMVFIGQDLNPQKMIADLENCLLREDEKYLFEQDRAFDDPFPAHI
- the dgt gene encoding dGTP triphosphohydrolase — its product is MNLNQIFTNQRTGNNPHTKASRTDFQRDFDRIIFSSPFRRLQNKTQVFPLPGSVFVHNRLTHSLEVSSVGRSLGSVIGEFIAEHYASELTEDSKSFYLHNLGNVIAAGCLCHDVGNPAFGHSGEDAIASYFERNENSLKPLFSEKEWADLVNFEGNANAIRVLGQQQQGKDAGGIQLTFATLASIAKYPCEAVARDKKILHRKKFGFFQNEKEIFLDIAKAVHLITENEEPYIFKRHPFVWLVEAADDICYNIIDMEDAHRLGIVSTADCKNLFFELVKSETDDAARIERKLSSISNENEQISYLRAKVINALINKSIESYRQNFDAILSGTLDKALLDMYKCENNSLKDIESFSIEKIYNHKAVVEIENAGYNVMYELLDHFIPSIVKPAHQLKSYDTKALKLIPKQFIYQEGTDYQKVLGVVDFVSGMTDNYATDLYRKIKGIDIGMTV
- a CDS encoding SPFH domain-containing protein — translated: MTYLLVPVFFFGLIIFFASFFVVKQETAAIVERFGKFLAVRHSGLHLKIPIIDQIAKRLNLRIQQLDVIIDTKTLDNVFIKMKVSVQYQVIRENVKDAYYRLENPENQITSYVFDVVRAEVPKTKLDDVFVRKDDIAIAVKSELQDAMQSYGYDIIKALVTDIDPDEQVKHAMNRINAAEREKTAAEYESEAQRIRIVAVAKAEAESKKLQGQGIADQRREIARGLEESVRVLNSVNINSHEASALILVTQHYDTLQAVGASSRSNLVLLPNSPTAASNMLNDLVVAMTTATTVGEASKGNYPAPEKKDYEK